In Neodiprion virginianus isolate iyNeoVirg1 chromosome 6, iyNeoVirg1.1, whole genome shotgun sequence, the genomic window aatataGCTGTTTCATTTGTGTGCAGGAGCGCGCTCTGTCGCTCATCTGAAATCTGCAATGCTGACTCAAAAATTCCAGAATAATCTTACGTTAATTTATCCAATAATAACgcgattcaaaaaattgtcgaatgACGATATTTCACCGATATCGAATTAGTGATTGGTATTATTGATCTATTcaaacgataataatttcacaCTCTCGTTTCATAGTTGAACTTCCACACGATTGTGTAGCTCTTCAGTCAACTCAAGTCATTGAAACACTTAGCGACGTAATTTCGCAACTCTGAAGGTGGgtaaatttgaacgaaaagaGAATATTCGGAAAGTTGAATCTAGCTATCACTCAGTCGCAAATTGCTTACAGTCAGTGAAACGGTGGTTAGAAAATACTTCGACGATTGATAATTCTTGAAGGTTATCTACTGAGAGATAATTATCAAGTTTAATCGTCGAGAACGCGCCATTTTAGCAATCGTCTACACGATAAGGCCTGAGGGCAGAGGGTATTCTAACCGGAGAAGTGCGTTGCAGTACATTCTGAACCGGCGTTGGTAATTGTACGTGGCACGTGATGTCAAAAGTGTTACTTAGCGCaagtaaatataaaataacaaatttctgaaaaaatggAGCAAGCTCAATGAACAGTGTATTCAGATTATGTCTGGGTGATCTGATCGGTAGCTCTGCGTGTGTACTGGGAAAGTGATGTAGGGTTATCACAGCTTTGCTAGCGCGCCATTCATTTTATCAGCACTACAAAATCTTGTCCATTTCTCTTATATCTATGATTATACACGTTATCTGTTAGCTGTATCAGTATCAACGTAATGACTTGAATCATTTCAGCTTCACTGCTAGCCAAGAGAACCTTCAGCTACACGCCTAGAGTTCTATCTTCAACAATGACCGAAGCACTGAAACAGCACGGCGTTGTGCCGGACGTAATCGACAAGGTACCAGCCTCGATTGCCAAGGTATCATACCCTGGAAATTTGTCCGTTGACATTGGGAAAGTTCTTACGCCAACGCTGGTGAAAGACCAACCAACCGTCACCTGGGATGCAGATCCTTCGACATTCTACACAGTTTGCATGACGGGTAATGTGTCCTTCGTACTAGCAGACTCGTTTTGAACCAGAATTTTCTGAAATgataatcatttatttaattcttgTCGCTTCATCAGCCCTGTCACACGATTTATGAGAAATAACATAAAGCCTGTGATGTAATTTTAAGGTATAAATTTCACTGAACTGTAATCGCACACACAATATGTTTTATCATTGAATTAATCTACCAGATTGCTTCCATGTTATACAAATCTGTACCTTGAACCTTGAATCTTGTTGCAACGCTGAGTTACTAATTAGCATGCATAAATCGTTATGCGCAGATCCTGACGCACCTAGTCGTAAGACACCAACATACAGAGAATGGCACCACTGGCTTGTGGGAAACGTTCCAGGAGACGATATTTCCAAGGGTGACGTTCTCTCCGAATACGTTGGCTCTGGCCCCCCCAAAGACACAGGTCTTCACCGCTACGTTTTCTTGGTATACAAACAGCCTGGTAAGATTAACTTTGATGAACCGCGGTTGACCAATAAAAGTGGAAACAATCGCGGCAAATTTTCTATCAAGAAGTTCGCTGCTAAATACAACCTTGGAGATCCTATTGCCGGGAACATGTACCAGGCTGAATACGATGACTACGTTCCCATATTGTACAAGCAGCTCGGTGAATAATTTCActtgttatgtttattgattTACATAAGATGTTAATTTTATGCAATACACCGTACTACTGGTTACACGAGCGAGTCGTGAGCTAGCTGATAATCACGTATTTTCTTACAAATAAACTGTTTCACGTAGATCACTGATTCATTAACATCTGTTCTTATTTGATTTACCTTTCATTAGCAATTGATTCCTTGGAGTATTCTATGagtatttttgtaatttgcgTATTTCAAACTACTTATGGGAGAATTTCGACAAAATGACTATCATACTTTGAAAGCTGATATACTAGAAGCAATGTTCCATTATAATACTGCTGTTTTACTCAAGGTTTCGTTTCATATCTAACTCTGAATAATGTAGTTGTCAATAATCGATTGTAGCAATATTAAAGGCAGAAAGCTCGCTTAGGCTTAATActcaatataattatacatcgCTATTATTTTCGATTCGCAAATTATCGAGTGATAAGTACAATCGTTATGCAAACCGGGGAATAAAGTCTACATAATTTTGACAAACGATGAGATCATCACGGTAATTGATTTAATAACGTCGTCGGAAGAAATAGACCCGTAATGAGTATACACGGATTACATACCTTACAAAACTGTGTTAGCTGATGGATCGATTCATCACAAACGAAGCATATACGGTGTTCAGAGTTTTAATCACTTCCGCTATTCctgaaacaaatgaaattcgaGATCGAAAGACAAATTCAAAGATATCTAATAAATCTGTTTAATAATGACTTGTCAGTTATTCGCTCCTTGCCATAACATTAGTTCTTTGAGTATAGAAAGACCTCGggcaattcaattttctaaatGCTTGTTAACATTTTCCCGAGGGAACAATATTTCcgaaatatttgatgttttgCCTCAACTTTTCtcagaaattttatattatatcgGTAG contains:
- the LOC124308164 gene encoding protein D2-like, whose translation is MSKVLLSATSLLAKRTFSYTPRVLSSTMTEALKQHGVVPDVIDKVPASIAKVSYPGNLSVDIGKVLTPTLVKDQPTVTWDADPSTFYTVCMTDPDAPSRKTPTYREWHHWLVGNVPGDDISKGDVLSEYVGSGPPKDTGLHRYVFLVYKQPGKINFDEPRLTNKSGNNRGKFSIKKFAAKYNLGDPIAGNMYQAEYDDYVPILYKQLGE